In Marivivens aquimaris, one genomic interval encodes:
- a CDS encoding sulfatase-like hydrolase/transferase, whose product MRPNIILLIADDHRFETLGINGCEGIATPHLDALAVGGANFTRAHCQGGMHPAVCSPSRASLLTGRNIFAASQDPSGLDFGGKAFAISEDMPTVPQLLRQAGYRTHAIGKWHNDRATFARSFSSASRVMFGGMSDHDRVPLHGFDSTGEYNENNAVVGKGFSTNLFREAAQEFLCGAITAQPFFMQVAFTAPHDPRTPPPEFAVSPEAVSLPANFAPSHLFDNGEMLVRDESLEALPRTPEAIRRHIADYYGMVQHLDDAIGQIIRTLDETGQRENTLVFYTADHGIALGQHGLMGKQNLYQHSVQVPLIINGRGFEPTVREDLVWHADTAATILDIAGVPSEYAADGTSLLGPKRTEHLFGVHGVSQRSVRAERWKYIVYLPNPEPIMGPSENGRTSRGCFAEQLFDLDTDPCEMTNLIAQPDLQSVRADLIESLLAWQRSVSDPLAERTHEVLKGAAE is encoded by the coding sequence GTGCGTCCGAATATCATCCTGCTCATCGCCGACGATCACAGGTTCGAAACGCTCGGCATCAACGGCTGCGAAGGCATCGCGACGCCGCATCTTGATGCCTTGGCAGTTGGAGGTGCGAACTTCACGCGCGCGCATTGTCAGGGCGGGATGCATCCGGCGGTGTGTTCGCCGTCACGGGCATCGCTTCTGACCGGACGCAACATCTTTGCCGCGTCCCAAGATCCGAGCGGTCTGGACTTCGGCGGCAAAGCATTCGCGATATCCGAGGATATGCCAACCGTGCCGCAGCTGTTGCGGCAAGCAGGCTACCGGACGCACGCTATCGGTAAATGGCATAACGATCGCGCGACATTCGCGCGGTCGTTTTCCTCGGCTTCGCGGGTCATGTTCGGCGGCATGAGCGACCATGATCGCGTACCGCTGCATGGCTTCGACTCCACAGGTGAATACAACGAGAATAACGCGGTCGTAGGCAAAGGTTTCTCGACCAACCTGTTCCGCGAGGCTGCTCAGGAGTTCCTGTGCGGAGCCATCACAGCTCAACCGTTTTTCATGCAAGTCGCTTTCACAGCGCCGCACGATCCACGCACACCGCCGCCCGAGTTTGCGGTATCGCCCGAAGCCGTTTCACTGCCCGCCAACTTCGCCCCTTCTCACCTCTTCGATAACGGAGAGATGCTGGTCCGCGACGAGTCGCTTGAGGCGCTGCCGCGAACCCCTGAAGCGATCCGCCGGCACATCGCCGACTACTACGGCATGGTTCAGCACCTTGATGATGCGATCGGCCAAATTATCCGTACGCTTGATGAGACGGGTCAGCGAGAGAACACTCTGGTCTTCTATACAGCTGACCACGGCATCGCGCTTGGCCAGCACGGGCTGATGGGCAAGCAGAACCTGTATCAGCACTCGGTTCAGGTCCCGTTGATTATCAATGGTCGCGGGTTTGAGCCGACTGTCCGAGAAGACCTCGTCTGGCACGCGGATACCGCCGCGACGATCCTCGACATCGCAGGAGTGCCGTCCGAGTACGCAGCTGATGGCACGAGCCTCCTTGGCCCCAAACGCACCGAACATCTTTTCGGCGTCCATGGGGTCAGCCAGCGATCTGTCCGCGCCGAGCGCTGGAAATACATCGTTTATCTGCCAAACCCCGAGCCAATCATGGGGCCCTCTGAGAACGGACGGACGAGCCGCGGCTGCTTTGCCGAGCAGCTGTTCGACCTCGATACCGATCCATGTGAGATGACGAACCTTATCGCACAGCCGGATCTGCAAAGCGTTCGTGCAGACCTCATTGAAAGCCTTCTCGCCTGGCAGCGTTCCGTGAGCGACCCATTGGCGGAGCGAACCCACGAAGTCCTGAAAGGTGCCGCAGAATGA
- a CDS encoding ThuA domain-containing protein, whose product MSDKIRITIWNEGHHEREHPHIREVYPTGIHKVIADGIENDDFEIRTATFYDDDDHGLGGDILDNTDVLFWWGHCIHKLVPDELVDRIQARVLDGMGLVVLHSGHHSKIFKRLMGTNANLSWREHPGGERERIWAIDPAHPIAQGVPSSILIPQSEMYGEPFDIPQPDHLVFVSWFEGGEVFRSGCCYHRGRGRIFYFGSGHEAFPIYYMPEVRQVLANAARWCVTRHEDGVRLVNRHIEEPLETIAPQS is encoded by the coding sequence ATGTCTGACAAAATCCGCATTACCATCTGGAACGAAGGCCATCACGAACGCGAACATCCGCACATCCGCGAGGTCTACCCGACGGGCATTCATAAGGTGATTGCCGACGGGATTGAAAACGACGACTTCGAAATCCGCACTGCGACTTTCTACGATGATGACGACCACGGCCTCGGTGGCGACATCCTCGACAACACCGACGTGCTGTTCTGGTGGGGCCACTGCATTCACAAACTGGTACCCGACGAGCTGGTCGACCGTATCCAAGCGCGTGTGCTCGACGGAATGGGGCTGGTTGTCCTGCACTCGGGCCACCACTCCAAGATTTTCAAGCGCCTGATGGGCACCAATGCCAACCTGTCGTGGCGCGAACATCCGGGCGGTGAACGCGAGCGCATCTGGGCCATCGATCCCGCCCATCCGATTGCGCAAGGCGTGCCGTCGTCGATCCTCATTCCCCAGTCGGAAATGTACGGCGAGCCGTTCGACATCCCGCAGCCCGACCATCTGGTCTTTGTCAGCTGGTTCGAGGGCGGTGAAGTCTTCCGCTCGGGCTGTTGTTATCATCGTGGACGGGGGCGCATCTTCTACTTCGGCTCGGGACATGAGGCATTCCCGATCTACTACATGCCCGAAGTCCGGCAAGTGCTGGCAAACGCCGCACGCTGGTGCGTCACCCGTCATGAGGATGGTGTCAGGCTGGTGAACCGCCACATCGAAGAGCCGCTCGAAACCATCGCGCCCCAGAGCTAA
- a CDS encoding ABC transporter ATP-binding protein: MGTIVLNQVRKSFGGHEVIKGADIRIEDGQFAVFVGPSGCGKSTLLRMIAGLEDISGGEFLLDGKVMNDVSPEQRNIAMVFQSYALYPHMTVAENIGFSLDLKKTPKAEIKRRVGEIAERLQLTPYLNRKPSALSGGQRQRVAIGRAIIKEPSVILFDEPLSNLDAALRVQMRAELQELHRSTGATIIYVTHDQVEAMTLADQIVVLKDGQVMQTNDPIGLYKKPENTFVAQFIGSPKMNLFPAKVESVAGDVVRIRTDAGWPIDLPAIGGIQAGPVQLGIRPESLTLAEPHEPAEIETRTVLSERLGMETYISFETGGEPGIARVPGDHSLPSGTPIRLAVDPSACHIFDNEGRAIRSQTA, translated from the coding sequence ATGGGCACAATCGTACTCAATCAGGTCCGCAAGTCCTTTGGTGGCCACGAGGTCATCAAGGGCGCGGACATCCGGATCGAAGACGGCCAATTCGCTGTTTTCGTTGGTCCTTCGGGCTGCGGGAAGTCCACCCTCCTGCGCATGATCGCAGGGCTAGAGGACATCTCGGGCGGCGAGTTCCTGCTCGACGGGAAGGTCATGAACGACGTCTCACCGGAGCAGCGGAACATCGCGATGGTGTTCCAGTCCTACGCGCTCTACCCGCACATGACTGTGGCAGAGAACATCGGCTTCTCGCTCGATCTGAAAAAGACGCCGAAGGCCGAGATCAAGCGCCGCGTCGGTGAGATCGCCGAGCGCCTTCAACTGACGCCCTACCTGAACCGCAAGCCTAGCGCGCTGTCTGGCGGTCAGCGCCAGCGTGTCGCCATTGGCCGCGCGATCATTAAGGAGCCTTCGGTCATCCTGTTCGACGAACCGCTGTCGAACCTCGACGCGGCGCTGCGTGTGCAGATGCGCGCCGAGCTTCAGGAGCTTCACCGTTCGACTGGCGCGACAATCATCTATGTGACCCACGATCAGGTGGAGGCCATGACGCTCGCCGATCAGATCGTCGTTCTCAAAGACGGTCAGGTCATGCAGACCAACGATCCCATCGGCCTCTACAAAAAGCCGGAGAATACGTTTGTCGCGCAGTTCATCGGCTCTCCGAAGATGAACCTGTTCCCCGCGAAAGTCGAAAGCGTCGCGGGTGATGTTGTCCGCATTCGCACCGATGCAGGCTGGCCAATTGATCTACCCGCGATCGGAGGCATTCAGGCCGGCCCCGTTCAGCTCGGCATCCGCCCCGAAAGCCTCACCCTCGCCGAGCCGCATGAACCGGCCGAGATCGAAACCCGCACCGTCCTGTCCGAACGGCTCGGAATGGAGACGTACATCTCGTTCGAAACGGGCGGCGAGCCCGGCATTGCCCGCGTTCCGGGGGACCATTCGCTGCCCTCAGGTACGCCCATCCGTTTGGCCGTGGACCCTTCGGCCTGCCACATTTTCGATAACGAAGGCAGGGCGATCCGTTCGCAAACCGCCTGA
- a CDS encoding carbohydrate ABC transporter permease, which produces MALSKTSTKAEAGRYGVLIVLSIYCLMPFVWLLVAAFDTNAGLFLETPDSVSLNNFYRVFAEEDGLRWLINSLIVCGGATLIVMLLSGFGGYALSRTNAWWKRPFLYSIILIRVIPPPALIVPLYQVMLALNNGMRWLVLQVVPREHMRDVMQIVGFIDGYLGLILLLATMHLPLALWIMKTYFDSVSREYEEAAVMDGATFGQRLRRVLLPLAMPGLAASGLFAFIACWDDFLVPLTFVSSPELRMLPIGIFSAFLRANEIDYGLLAAIAIVYTAPAIIAFVLARRFLVQTFGGGLKG; this is translated from the coding sequence ATGGCACTCTCGAAAACATCCACCAAGGCAGAGGCCGGCCGCTACGGCGTTCTGATCGTCCTGTCGATCTACTGCTTGATGCCGTTCGTCTGGCTTCTTGTCGCCGCATTCGACACTAACGCAGGGCTTTTCCTCGAAACGCCTGACAGCGTGTCGCTCAACAACTTCTACCGCGTCTTCGCCGAAGAAGACGGACTGCGCTGGCTGATCAACTCGCTGATCGTCTGCGGTGGCGCGACACTGATCGTGATGCTGCTCTCCGGCTTCGGGGGCTACGCCCTGTCGCGAACAAACGCATGGTGGAAGCGGCCCTTCCTTTACTCGATCATCCTGATCCGCGTCATCCCACCGCCCGCACTGATCGTGCCGCTGTATCAGGTCATGCTCGCGCTCAATAACGGAATGCGCTGGCTGGTGCTTCAGGTCGTTCCGCGAGAGCATATGCGCGACGTGATGCAGATCGTCGGCTTTATTGACGGGTATCTAGGACTCATCCTGCTGCTTGCCACGATGCACCTGCCGCTCGCGCTTTGGATCATGAAGACCTACTTCGACAGCGTATCGCGCGAATATGAAGAGGCCGCCGTCATGGATGGTGCCACCTTCGGTCAGCGCTTGCGCCGCGTGCTTCTGCCGCTTGCCATGCCTGGTCTGGCAGCATCGGGGCTCTTTGCTTTCATCGCCTGCTGGGACGACTTCCTCGTTCCCCTCACCTTCGTTTCTTCGCCCGAACTGCGGATGCTCCCGATTGGCATCTTCAGCGCATTCCTTCGGGCAAACGAGATCGACTACGGCCTCTTGGCCGCCATCGCCATCGTCTACACCGCGCCCGCCATCATCGCTTTCGTGCTCGCGCGCCGGTTCCTCGTCCAGACGTTCGGCGGCGGTTTGAAAGGATAA
- a CDS encoding helix-turn-helix transcriptional regulator: protein MGLFDLPEIPVVTLEAEMGPYNSFHISRPLVKSSPPALPHKHEFYEVFWIATGCCLHFINNQRVDLSAGELVFIRPDDVHAFQNREKTPCRMINVAFSSQTADHLLERYGAEFAGRYFWSNAEMPVSVSLNQQGLDELARLEAALDQGARSLARIEGFLLNLTTGLLPTENNVPSATPQWLARACEGMRDPDALREGVPLLIERTGRSHEHVSRTFKRVFGQTPSSWVNGLRMELAARMLVSEDWQIPEVALACGIEDLSHFYRLFRQTYGVSPMKYRKREKVDLVHPLRSQKRA, encoded by the coding sequence ATGGGTTTATTTGATCTGCCTGAGATTCCTGTCGTGACGCTCGAAGCGGAGATGGGACCGTACAATTCGTTCCACATCAGCCGCCCGCTCGTGAAAAGCTCGCCGCCCGCGCTGCCGCACAAGCACGAATTCTACGAGGTGTTCTGGATCGCGACGGGCTGTTGCCTTCACTTCATCAACAATCAACGCGTTGATCTGTCTGCCGGAGAATTGGTGTTCATCCGGCCTGATGACGTCCACGCCTTCCAAAATCGCGAAAAAACGCCCTGCCGGATGATCAATGTGGCCTTTTCGAGCCAAACTGCCGATCATTTGCTTGAGCGATACGGGGCGGAGTTCGCGGGGCGGTACTTCTGGTCCAATGCCGAAATGCCAGTCTCTGTCTCGCTGAACCAGCAGGGGCTGGACGAATTAGCACGGCTGGAGGCGGCGCTCGACCAAGGCGCGCGGTCACTCGCGCGGATCGAAGGTTTTTTGCTGAATTTGACGACCGGCTTGCTGCCGACTGAAAACAATGTGCCCTCCGCGACGCCGCAGTGGCTCGCACGTGCTTGCGAGGGGATGCGCGATCCAGATGCGCTGCGCGAAGGCGTTCCGCTGCTGATCGAGCGGACGGGGCGGAGCCACGAGCATGTGTCCCGCACGTTCAAACGCGTCTTCGGTCAGACGCCGTCGTCTTGGGTCAACGGGTTGCGGATGGAGCTGGCTGCGCGGATGCTCGTCAGTGAGGATTGGCAAATTCCTGAGGTCGCGCTGGCCTGCGGGATCGAGGACCTCAGCCATTTCTATCGCCTTTTCCGTCAGACTTATGGCGTCAGTCCGATGAAGTACCGCAAGCGGGAAAAGGTCGATCTGGTCCATCCGCTCCGCAGTCAGAAGCGGGCATGA
- a CDS encoding carbohydrate ABC transporter permease, giving the protein MLVLPSAILLFAFVLYPSGVAIYTSMTNLSLTGPAALNPRFIGFDNYTKLFSDHTFWRSLVITFWFVLFSAIIGQLVLGLLSAILLKRQFALRPFFNAIILMPNAVPGVVAALMWSSMLATGEYGTLNKIVGWFGVDPQRWLVTFPLSMIIVVNIWRGIGFAMILMTSGLSAISEELYEAARMDGATTWQAFRKITLPLLVPTIFLYLLVSTVTTIAIFSLIYALTRGGPAGATEIVGIYIYNQSFGSYQLGYGSAIAVVLLIFSLIIGTFYVRALKVEV; this is encoded by the coding sequence ATGCTCGTGCTTCCCTCGGCGATCCTACTCTTTGCCTTCGTCCTTTATCCGTCAGGCGTCGCGATCTACACGAGCATGACGAACCTGTCGCTCACCGGTCCGGCCGCGCTCAACCCGCGCTTCATCGGCTTCGACAATTACACCAAGCTTTTCTCCGACCACACGTTCTGGCGCTCGCTCGTCATTACCTTCTGGTTCGTGCTCTTCTCGGCTATCATTGGCCAGCTCGTGCTGGGCCTTTTGTCGGCCATCTTGCTGAAACGGCAGTTCGCCCTTCGTCCCTTCTTCAATGCGATCATCCTGATGCCGAACGCCGTTCCGGGTGTTGTCGCGGCGCTGATGTGGTCGTCGATGTTGGCGACGGGAGAATACGGCACGCTCAACAAGATCGTCGGTTGGTTCGGTGTCGATCCGCAGCGTTGGCTTGTCACGTTCCCATTGTCGATGATCATCGTGGTTAACATCTGGCGCGGCATCGGCTTTGCCATGATCCTGATGACCTCGGGCCTGTCGGCGATTTCTGAGGAGCTTTACGAGGCAGCCCGCATGGACGGCGCGACCACATGGCAAGCGTTCCGCAAGATCACGCTGCCGCTGCTGGTCCCGACGATCTTCCTCTACCTGCTGGTATCGACCGTCACGACCATCGCAATTTTCTCGTTGATCTATGCGCTGACCCGCGGTGGCCCCGCAGGCGCGACCGAGATCGTCGGCATCTACATCTATAACCAGTCGTTCGGCTCGTATCAGCTCGGCTACGGCTCCGCGATTGCGGTGGTGCTGCTGATCTTCTCTCTCATCATCGGCACATTCTACGTCCGCGCATTGAAGGTGGAGGTCTGA
- a CDS encoding sulfatase family protein, protein MTKDARPNILFIMSDDHSAGAISAYSSKVARTPNIDRIANEGMRLDRCYVTNSICTPSRASILTGTYNHVNCVTTLDTHLDNRLPNVAKHLQASGYQTAIFGKWHLGEGKAHEPTGFDEWSVVPGQGDYFDPRFIGPEGPSVETGYVTDLIADKCIDFLERRDAERPFFLMCHHKAPHRPFGPHPRYDDLYTDPLPVPDTYDDDYKNRAAAASAANMKVRADMFYEDLGLVQPEGGENIGDRVWPDQEIRKVPHDYNGLVLIDRATGERFTFDSQRELDLFKYQRYMQRYLRSIAGIDDNVGRLLDWLDTEGLTDNTIVIYTSDQGFFLGDHGWFDKRFMYEESLQMPFLVRFPKGIAAGSTSNRIAMNVDFAPSFLDFAGIQIPSYMQGTSLRPLFEGTAKDWQTVAYHRYWMHKDEVHNAFAHYGIRTERWKLIYWYNEALGQLGANDGDEPPEWELFDCENDPHELTNQANNPAFSEVLTDMKALLDTKMAEIGDLPRH, encoded by the coding sequence ATGACGAAAGACGCCCGCCCCAACATTCTCTTTATCATGTCCGATGATCACTCGGCCGGTGCGATTTCGGCCTATAGTTCGAAAGTCGCGCGCACGCCGAATATCGACCGGATCGCCAATGAGGGGATGCGCCTCGACCGGTGCTACGTCACAAATTCGATCTGCACGCCGAGCCGCGCTTCGATCCTGACGGGAACGTATAACCATGTGAACTGCGTCACGACACTGGACACGCACCTCGATAACCGCCTGCCGAATGTCGCCAAACATTTGCAGGCATCGGGCTATCAGACCGCCATTTTCGGCAAGTGGCATCTGGGCGAAGGCAAAGCGCACGAACCAACCGGTTTTGACGAATGGTCAGTCGTACCGGGTCAAGGCGACTACTTCGATCCGCGTTTCATTGGTCCGGAAGGCCCGTCCGTCGAAACAGGTTATGTCACCGATTTGATCGCCGACAAATGTATCGACTTCCTTGAGCGCCGCGATGCCGAGCGGCCGTTTTTCCTGATGTGCCATCATAAGGCGCCTCATCGCCCCTTCGGTCCGCATCCGCGATATGATGACCTCTACACCGACCCGCTGCCGGTCCCCGACACCTATGATGACGACTACAAGAACCGCGCCGCTGCCGCATCTGCTGCCAATATGAAAGTGCGGGCGGATATGTTTTACGAAGACCTCGGCCTCGTGCAGCCAGAAGGTGGCGAGAACATCGGCGATCGCGTCTGGCCCGATCAGGAAATCCGGAAGGTTCCGCATGATTACAACGGCTTGGTGCTGATTGACCGCGCGACGGGAGAGCGCTTTACCTTCGACAGCCAACGGGAACTCGACCTATTCAAATACCAGCGCTACATGCAGCGGTATCTGCGATCTATCGCGGGGATCGACGATAACGTCGGTCGGCTGCTGGACTGGCTGGATACCGAAGGGCTGACGGACAACACCATAGTCATTTACACGTCGGATCAGGGGTTCTTTCTTGGGGACCATGGTTGGTTCGACAAACGGTTCATGTACGAAGAATCGCTTCAGATGCCATTTCTTGTGCGGTTCCCGAAGGGTATTGCGGCTGGCTCGACTTCGAACCGTATTGCAATGAACGTGGATTTCGCGCCGTCGTTTCTAGACTTCGCAGGCATTCAGATCCCGTCGTACATGCAGGGCACCTCTTTGCGCCCACTGTTCGAGGGCACTGCCAAGGACTGGCAGACCGTGGCGTATCACCGCTATTGGATGCACAAAGACGAAGTACACAACGCATTTGCCCATTACGGCATCCGTACTGAACGGTGGAAGCTCATCTACTGGTACAACGAAGCGCTAGGCCAACTTGGTGCGAACGATGGCGATGAGCCACCAGAGTGGGAACTCTTCGACTGCGAGAACGACCCGCATGAACTGACCAATCAGGCAAACAACCCTGCATTCAGCGAAGTTTTGACTGATATGAAGGCCCTGCTCGATACGAAAATGGCAGAGATCGGCGATCTTCCACGCCACTGA
- a CDS encoding ABC transporter substrate-binding protein, which produces MKTKLMVSAIALASFGATNVWADTVRIAEHRQARIDALNAVVPMIEEQTGIDIEVIEYPGPDKEYISKLLTELRAGTGPDVFSLPSSGEIVDFSTAGYLVDVTAEVKGSDAWDNMFPIARELAETDGVIYTMPTMLAMQQFYFRNDVLSEAGVSTEQPADWNALLDRAIEAKEKTGEYSLLMPMGVTWGGGTYIESFRLLLANSSTPELVTDSGTFNLTSDGVREVFEFYQKMIEAEVVPVDPLLGPDPWVIPKYEMFPAGELLMTTCGSWCYIFDWGPESKNPIPNIESAVGTWKVPNVNGDAPSVLVNLNHPWMVSSSAVDIEASKKVLAAMGSVELMTSYAQKSGNLPSRADAIESDGFQQLTALVPLLDQLEDGRSVATAPGFSTVMEGIGRGSEALLLGNADAAGAQQILVDYVSNILGEDMVE; this is translated from the coding sequence ATGAAGACCAAATTGATGGTCAGTGCGATTGCACTGGCATCCTTCGGTGCAACCAACGTCTGGGCGGACACCGTCCGTATCGCCGAGCACCGACAGGCCCGCATCGACGCGCTCAACGCAGTTGTGCCGATGATCGAAGAGCAGACCGGCATCGATATCGAAGTCATTGAATACCCCGGCCCTGACAAAGAATACATTTCCAAACTGCTGACCGAACTGCGCGCTGGCACCGGTCCTGATGTCTTCTCTCTGCCTTCATCGGGCGAGATCGTGGACTTCTCGACCGCTGGCTATCTGGTTGATGTCACGGCAGAGGTGAAAGGCTCCGACGCGTGGGACAACATGTTCCCGATCGCTCGCGAACTGGCCGAGACCGACGGCGTTATTTACACGATGCCGACTATGCTTGCGATGCAGCAGTTCTACTTCCGCAATGACGTGCTGAGCGAAGCCGGCGTTTCGACCGAGCAGCCCGCCGACTGGAATGCCCTGCTGGACCGCGCGATCGAGGCCAAGGAAAAGACCGGCGAATATTCCCTGCTCATGCCGATGGGCGTGACGTGGGGCGGCGGCACCTATATCGAAAGCTTCCGTCTACTGCTCGCCAACAGCTCGACCCCCGAACTGGTCACAGACAGTGGCACGTTCAACCTGACCAGCGACGGCGTTCGCGAAGTCTTCGAGTTCTATCAGAAAATGATCGAAGCCGAAGTCGTGCCGGTCGACCCGCTGCTCGGCCCCGATCCGTGGGTCATCCCCAAGTACGAGATGTTCCCCGCTGGCGAGTTGCTTATGACCACCTGCGGTTCGTGGTGCTACATCTTCGATTGGGGTCCCGAGTCCAAGAACCCGATCCCGAACATCGAGAGCGCAGTCGGCACGTGGAAAGTCCCGAACGTGAACGGCGATGCGCCGTCTGTTCTGGTGAACCTGAACCACCCGTGGATGGTCAGTTCTTCGGCGGTCGACATCGAAGCGTCCAAGAAAGTGCTCGCAGCGATGGGTTCGGTCGAACTGATGACCAGCTACGCGCAAAAGTCAGGCAACCTGCCTTCGCGTGCTGACGCCATCGAGTCCGACGGCTTCCAGCAACTGACCGCCCTCGTTCCGCTGCTCGACCAGCTCGAAGACGGCCGTTCAGTCGCGACCGCGCCTGGATTCTCGACAGTGATGGAAGGTATCGGGCGCGGCTCCGAAGCGCTCCTGCTCGGCAATGCCGATGCGGCAGGCGCACAGCAGATCCTCGTTGACTATGTGAGCAACATTCTCGGCGAGGACATGGTCGAGTAA
- a CDS encoding Gfo/Idh/MocA family protein — MSIRLGIIGCGLKAASYARTWTGSADAPQIVALTDTSGASIKRYSDIVVQSGADAPKAYETAEALLATEKDNIDAVYISTPHIYHQTYAKAALAAGLHVLLEKPMALTADEAREILAARDAAGRTVVVAYQSSLSPLIDSYRQRIAAGDFGELLAVSGEVWEHWQERYVGNWKQVPELSGGGFICDTGSHLFNAVLQATGRSYTQVAANLGNRGKNYELVGGVLARLDGDIPVTLSFCGETTQGCESALTLYFENAIVKLDIWGKWAELRQGNQTIRNAGGEADGAVLDTFVKVIGGAPNPSSAEQSLHLAELWDLAKQSSEQNSAALALATSI; from the coding sequence ATGTCCATTAGACTTGGTATAATCGGCTGCGGTCTCAAAGCCGCCAGCTATGCCCGCACGTGGACGGGTAGCGCCGACGCGCCGCAGATCGTGGCCCTTACCGACACAAGTGGAGCGTCAATCAAGCGCTACAGCGATATCGTCGTGCAGTCCGGCGCGGACGCACCGAAGGCCTATGAAACCGCCGAGGCGCTGCTGGCCACCGAGAAAGACAACATTGACGCGGTCTATATTTCGACCCCGCACATCTACCACCAGACCTACGCCAAGGCGGCGCTTGCGGCTGGCCTCCACGTCCTGTTGGAAAAGCCAATGGCGCTGACTGCCGACGAGGCCCGTGAAATTCTCGCCGCCCGAGATGCGGCAGGCCGGACCGTCGTCGTGGCCTATCAGTCCTCGCTCTCGCCGCTCATCGACAGCTACCGGCAGCGCATTGCGGCGGGGGATTTCGGCGAACTGCTCGCCGTCAGCGGCGAGGTCTGGGAGCACTGGCAGGAGCGCTACGTCGGCAACTGGAAGCAGGTGCCGGAACTGTCCGGCGGCGGGTTCATCTGTGACACCGGCTCGCACCTCTTCAACGCCGTTCTTCAGGCGACGGGCCGAAGCTATACGCAAGTGGCTGCCAACCTCGGCAATCGCGGAAAGAATTACGAACTCGTCGGCGGCGTTCTAGCCCGCCTCGACGGCGATATTCCCGTGACGCTCAGCTTCTGCGGCGAGACGACCCAAGGCTGCGAGTCCGCGCTGACGCTCTATTTCGAGAACGCCATCGTGAAACTCGACATTTGGGGCAAGTGGGCCGAGCTGCGCCAAGGCAACCAGACTATCCGCAATGCCGGCGGTGAGGCCGACGGCGCGGTGCTCGACACATTTGTCAAAGTGATCGGCGGCGCACCTAACCCGTCGTCTGCCGAACAGAGCCTGCACCTCGCCGAGCTTTGGGACCTCGCCAAACAATCCAGCGAACAGAACAGCGCAGCATTGGCGCTGGCCACAAGCATTTAA